The proteins below are encoded in one region of Anaeromicrobium sediminis:
- a CDS encoding Na(+)/H(+) antiporter subunit B has protein sequence MKTFSIIMMIFLIVSAISASVIKNLLSTVIVFMVYSLVMAILWQQLNAPDLAITEAAVGAGITTLLFVITLKQIRGVKK, from the coding sequence ATGAAGACATTTAGTATTATTATGATGATATTTTTAATCGTATCGGCCATATCCGCATCTGTTATAAAAAATTTACTATCAACAGTCATTGTTTTTATGGTTTATTCATTAGTAATGGCCATACTGTGGCAACAACTCAATGCGCCAGATTTAGCCATAACAGAAGCTGCTGTAGGCGCAGGGATAACTACTTTACTATTCGTAATTACCCTAAAACAGATAAGGGGTGTTAAAAAATGA
- the mbhE gene encoding hydrogen gas-evolving membrane-bound hydrogenase subunit E, whose amino-acid sequence MRKIIAIICTLTIIGVLLIGITSLPQFGDENILKDRPLANKYIKDGLKDTGSTNIVTGIILDYRAFDTFAEATVLFTGIICVMLLLKKGDEELDG is encoded by the coding sequence ATGAGAAAAATCATAGCCATAATCTGTACCCTTACAATAATAGGTGTATTGCTTATAGGAATAACTAGTTTGCCTCAGTTTGGTGATGAAAATATTTTAAAAGACAGGCCTTTAGCAAACAAATATATAAAGGACGGATTAAAGGATACAGGTTCAACTAACATAGTAACGGGTATTATATTAGATTATAGGGCCTTTGACACCTTTGCAGAAGCTACAGTACTTTTCACAGGAATTATATGTGTAATGTTACTTTTAAAAAAGGGAGATGAAGAGTTAGATGGATAG
- a CDS encoding MnhB domain-containing protein: protein MDSIILREILRFLIPLIQVFGIYVILFGHLSPGGGFSGGTIIGASFILYRLVNDKKEVNSKLPYEKLMKSMCLSLVFYGLLKGYYFIGDSFHLPVIPLGKVGNILSAGAILPLNIAVGIIVAITVYFLFSLFNEGEI, encoded by the coding sequence ATGGATAGTATTATTTTAAGAGAGATTCTAAGGTTTCTAATTCCCTTAATACAAGTCTTTGGAATTTATGTAATATTGTTTGGTCACCTATCTCCTGGAGGGGGATTTTCAGGAGGGACTATAATCGGAGCTAGTTTTATACTTTATAGATTAGTAAATGATAAAAAAGAAGTTAATTCTAAACTACCCTATGAAAAGCTTATGAAGTCCATGTGTTTATCCTTAGTTTTTTATGGGTTATTAAAGGGATACTATTTTATAGGAGATTCTTTTCATCTACCTGTAATTCCTTTAGGTAAAGTAGGTAATATACTCAGTGCAGGAGCCATATTGCCCCTTAATATAGCAGTTGGAATTATAGTGGCTATAACAGTATATTTTTTATTTTCACTTTTTAATGAAGGAGAAATATGA
- a CDS encoding sodium:proton antiporter, translating into MKSLTTNYYETGSIILFGIGFTMLLLHNNIIKKIIGMNIMDTAIFLFFIAKGYVHGKDAPIIRGTAAGYIDPVPSALMLTGIVVAVSVTAFLLALTVRLYKAYGTVELDEIMKMRGD; encoded by the coding sequence ATGAAGAGTTTAACTACAAATTATTATGAAACGGGTTCAATAATATTATTTGGAATAGGATTTACCATGTTGTTACTTCATAACAACATAATAAAAAAAATAATAGGAATGAATATAATGGATACGGCCATTTTTCTGTTTTTTATAGCTAAGGGATATGTACACGGAAAGGATGCCCCCATAATAAGAGGCACAGCTGCAGGGTATATAGACCCAGTACCAAGTGCACTTATGCTTACAGGAATCGTAGTGGCAGTAAGTGTGACGGCATTTTTATTAGCATTGACGGTAAGGCTATATAAAGCCTATGGAACAGTTGAATTAGATGAGATTATGAAAATGAGAGGTGATTAA
- the mnhG gene encoding monovalent cation/H(+) antiporter subunit G translates to MKMVFITLFLLGGLFFFSVGTIGILRFPDLQTRIHSAAKCDTLGAVLCLLALVIYSGISFVSLKILLVIVFIWVTNPTATHLIGKASMKSGEVNNHEDI, encoded by the coding sequence ATGAAGATGGTTTTTATAACATTGTTTCTATTGGGAGGATTATTTTTCTTTTCCGTAGGAACTATTGGGATACTAAGGTTTCCAGATCTACAAACGAGAATACATAGTGCTGCCAAATGTGATACATTAGGGGCTGTACTATGTTTGTTAGCACTAGTTATATATAGTGGTATAAGTTTTGTATCTTTAAAAATTTTGCTAGTAATAGTATTTATTTGGGTGACAAATCCTACGGCAACCCATTTAATAGGAAAGGCTAGTATGAAAAGTGGGGAAGTAAATAATCATGAAGACATTTAG